The following are from one region of the Hyla sarda isolate aHylSar1 chromosome 6, aHylSar1.hap1, whole genome shotgun sequence genome:
- the LOC130276136 gene encoding WAP four-disulfide core domain protein 2-like has protein sequence MKLYLLLTFLVELMCVDGANVTQSPAVIATSKPGICPVLGDFTLEICFKKCNNDFECDGVRKCCKTSCNGFQCQIPDEKPGACPPFQNINGTTCDPSVHCTSDNKCEGEQKCCPDGCNRTSCQNPV, from the exons ATGAAGCTCTACCTACTGCTGACATTTCTGGTGGAGCTGATGTGTGTCGATGGGGCAAACGTGACACAGTCTCCTGCAGTCATAGCCACAA gtaagCCAGGAATATGTCCGGTGCTGGGTGATTTTACGCTGGAGATTTGCTTCAAAAAATGCAACAATGACTTTGAATGTGATGGCGTTCGCAAATGTTGTAAGACCTCGTGTAATGGATTTCAGTGCCAAATCCCAGACG AAAAACCAGGCGCTTGCCCTCCTTTTCAGAATATCAATGGGACAACATGTGACCCAAGCGTTCATTGCACCTCTGATAACAAATGTGAGGGGGAACAGAAGTGCTGTCCTGACGGATGCAATCGCACATCATGCCAGAAccca GTATGA